One uncultured Caproiciproducens sp. DNA segment encodes these proteins:
- a CDS encoding YgiQ family radical SAM protein translates to MPFLPVTKEEIDALGWDAPDFIVVTGDAYVDHPTFGAAIISRVLESFDYHVAILAQPDWRSNKDFTRFGKPKYGFMVGSGNIDSMVAHYTVARRRRREDAYSPGNKTGLRPDRALNVYTKKIKEIYPDSPVIIGGLEASLRRFAHYDYWDDKIRPSVLLDSGADLLTYGMGEKQTIEIARRLYSGEPVSTITDVRGTCYAIPTKEYRPVPAVDCPSFEQVSQNKKEYAVSCRKQQDEQDAVRGRRVIQRHGDRMLIQNPPMPPLPQEEFDAVYDLPYMRTYHPCYESMGGVPAIQEVEFSITHNRGCFGACNFCSIAFHQGRSVTTRSEDSILREAKKLTENPNFKGYIHDVGGPTANFRNSSCEKQEKLGLCAGGKKCLAPKPCPSLRVDHSEYLGILRKLRALPKVKRVFIRSGIRFDYLIEDKDDAFFKELVKYHVSGQLKVAPEHCTPEVLDCMGKPHIESFLKFEKKYYKFCKEDGKEQYLVPYLMSSHPGSTMKDAVALALFLKREHLRPEQVQDFYPTPGTISTCMFYTGLDPYTMKEVYIPRTDREKAMQRALLQYFNPKNKDLVIDALKAAGRSDLIGADQSCLVRPSVAMQRATQVRNREKQGKWSSKKTTARR, encoded by the coding sequence ATGCCTTTTTTACCCGTCACAAAAGAAGAAATAGATGCTTTGGGCTGGGACGCCCCGGATTTTATCGTTGTAACCGGCGATGCCTACGTTGACCATCCCACCTTCGGCGCGGCGATTATTTCGCGTGTACTCGAGAGTTTTGACTATCATGTAGCGATTTTGGCACAGCCGGATTGGCGCAGCAACAAGGACTTTACACGATTCGGCAAACCGAAATACGGCTTTATGGTCGGTTCGGGGAATATTGACTCTATGGTTGCCCATTACACCGTTGCACGCCGCCGCCGCAGGGAAGACGCCTATTCTCCCGGAAATAAAACAGGGCTCAGACCTGACCGTGCTTTAAATGTTTATACAAAAAAGATTAAAGAAATTTATCCGGATTCACCGGTCATTATCGGCGGACTGGAAGCTTCCCTGCGCCGCTTTGCGCATTATGATTATTGGGACGATAAAATCCGCCCGTCGGTTCTTTTGGATTCCGGGGCGGATTTGCTCACTTACGGAATGGGTGAAAAACAAACGATTGAAATTGCCCGCCGTCTTTATTCCGGTGAACCGGTCAGTACGATCACCGATGTGCGCGGCACGTGCTACGCGATTCCAACGAAAGAATACCGGCCTGTTCCAGCGGTCGACTGCCCGAGTTTTGAGCAGGTCAGCCAGAACAAAAAAGAGTATGCGGTTTCCTGCCGCAAACAGCAGGATGAGCAGGACGCTGTGCGCGGCCGCAGAGTAATCCAGCGGCATGGCGACAGAATGCTGATTCAAAATCCGCCGATGCCGCCCCTGCCGCAGGAAGAATTCGACGCTGTCTACGATCTGCCTTATATGCGCACTTACCATCCGTGCTATGAAAGCATGGGGGGCGTTCCTGCGATTCAGGAAGTGGAGTTCTCCATCACGCACAACCGCGGCTGCTTCGGCGCCTGCAATTTCTGCTCGATCGCATTCCATCAGGGCCGTTCGGTTACGACCCGCAGTGAAGATTCCATTTTACGGGAAGCGAAAAAGCTGACGGAAAATCCGAATTTCAAGGGATATATTCACGATGTCGGCGGGCCGACCGCCAATTTTCGCAACTCGTCCTGCGAGAAGCAGGAAAAACTGGGACTTTGCGCGGGCGGTAAAAAATGTCTTGCACCAAAGCCGTGCCCGTCGCTTCGTGTGGATCACAGCGAATACCTCGGTATTCTTCGCAAGCTGCGTGCGCTGCCAAAAGTAAAACGTGTGTTTATCCGCTCCGGCATCCGCTTCGATTATTTGATTGAAGACAAGGATGATGCGTTTTTTAAAGAACTGGTTAAGTACCATGTCAGCGGGCAGCTAAAGGTCGCGCCGGAGCATTGTACACCGGAAGTGCTCGACTGTATGGGCAAACCGCATATAGAATCTTTTTTAAAATTTGAAAAAAAATATTACAAATTCTGCAAAGAAGATGGAAAAGAACAGTACCTTGTGCCGTATCTTATGTCGTCCCATCCCGGCAGCACGATGAAAGACGCGGTTGCGCTCGCTTTATTTTTAAAGCGTGAGCATCTTCGTCCCGAGCAGGTACAGGATTTTTATCCGACGCCCGGCACGATTTCCACCTGTATGTTTTATACCGGATTGGACCCTTATACGATGAAGGAAGTCTACATCCCCCGCACAGACCGCGAAAAGGCAATGCAGCGGGCGCTTCTGCAATATTTTAATCCGAAAAACAAAGATTTGGTTATTGACGCACTAAAGGCCGCAGGGCGCAGTGATTTGATCGGAGCGGATCAATCGTGTCTTGTCCGCCCAAGCGTTGCGATGCAGCGTGCCACTCAAGTTCGAAACAGAGAGAAGCAGGGCAAATGGAGCAGCAAAAAAACAACAGCAAGGCGTTAA